Proteins encoded together in one Glandiceps talaboti chromosome 11, keGlaTala1.1, whole genome shotgun sequence window:
- the LOC144441949 gene encoding F-box-like/WD repeat-containing protein TBL1XR1 — protein sequence MSISSDEVNFLVYRYLQESGFSHSAFTFGIESHISQSNINGALVPPAALISIIQKGLQYVEAEISINEDGTVIDNRALESLSLVDAVMPDVISSKKAEIKAQAALVAAPQQNDTSKVDGSNANGDDTMVNSIQANHTEAMEVDGGIEIPPSKATVLRGHESEVFICAWNPKNDLLASGSGDSTARIWNLNDSPTTTSPNQLVLRHCIREGGQEVPSNKDVTSLDWNSDGSLLATGSYDGYARIWSTDGRQVTTLGQHKGPIFALKWNKKGNYILSAGVDKTTIIWDAHSGDCKQQFPFHSAPALDVDWQTNVSFASCSTDQCIHVCKLGVEKPIKTFQGHTNEVNAIKWDPSGTLLASCSDDMTLKIWSMKQDNCIHDLQAHNKEIYTIKWSPTGPSTEFPNQSLMLASASFDSTVRLWDVERGICIHTLTRHQEPVYSVAFSPDGKYLASGSFDKCVHIWSTQTGSLVHSYRGTGGIFEVCWNSRGDKVGASASDGSVCVLDLRK from the exons ATGAGTATCAGCAGTGATGAGGTCAATTTCTTGGTGTATAGGTACCTTCAAGAGTCAG gTTTTTCACATTCGGCATTTACATTTGGCATAGAAAGTCATATTAGTCAATCCAATATTAATGGTGCTCTAGTACCACCTGCTGCACTCATTTCAATTATCCAAAAAGGTCTTCAATATGTTGAAGCTGAAATCAGCATCAATGAG gACGGTACAGTGATCGACAACAGAGCATTGGAGTCATTGTCACTTGTAGATGCCGTCATGCCAGATGTGATTTCATCCAAGAAAGCTGAAATTAAAGCACAAGCTGCCTTAGTAGCAGCACCTCAACAAAACGATACAAGTAAAGTAGACGGCTCTAATGCAAATGGAGACGACACAATGGTAAATTCAATACAAG CTAATCATACAGAAGCAATGGAAGTTGACGGTGGAATAGAGATTCCTCCTAGTAAAGCAACAGTGTTACGAGGTCATGAATCAGAAGTCTTCATTTGTGCCTGGAATCCAAAAAACGATCTCCTAGCGTCAGG GTCTGGGGACTCAACGGCTAGGATATGGAATTTAAATGACAGCCCAACTACAACTAGTCCAAATCAATTAGTATTACGCCATTGTATCAGGGAAGGTGGACAAGAGGTACCAAGTAATAAAGATGTTACTTCATTAGATTGGAAT AGTGATGGTTCATTATTAGCAACAGGGTCCTATGATGGGTATGCCAGGATATGGTCGACGGACGGACGGCAGGTGACGACGTTAGGCCAACATAAAGGACCCATATTTGCCCTTAAGTGGAATAAGAAAGGCAATTATATTCTTAGTGCAGGTGTAGACAAAACTACCATTATTTGGGATGCACACTCAGGGGACTGTAAACAACAATTTCCGTTCCATTCAG CGCCTGCACTTGACGTTGACTGGCAGACAAATGTTAGTTTTGCGTCATGTTCCACAgatcaatgtatacatgtgtgtaagCTAGGGGTGGAGAAGCCAATAAAGACATTCCAAGGACACACA aaTGAAGTCAATGCCATAAAGTGGGACCCATCCGGTACTCTCCTAGCATCTTGTTCAGATGACATGACATTAAAG ATATGGTCAATGAAGCAAGATAATTGTATACATGATCTCCAAGCACACAATAAAGAAATTTATACAATAAAATGGAGTCCGACGGGTCCCAGTACAGAGTTTCCCAATCAGTCACTTATGTTAGCTAG cGCGTCGTTTGACTCAACTGTAAGGCTATGGGATGTAGAAAGAGGTATATGTATTCACACGTTAACCAGGCATCAGGAACCAGTGTACAGTGTAGCGTTTAGTCCTGATGGCAAATATTTAGCTAGTGGGTCCTTTGACAAGTGTGTTCATATATGGTCCACACAG ACTGGTAGTCTTGTACATAGTTATCGTGGTACGGGTGGTATTTTTGAAGTTTGTTGGAATTCAAGGGGAGATAAAGTAGGAGCCAGTGCGTCAGATGGATCA GTCTGTGTGCTTGATCTGAGGAAGTGA